TCCCTTCGTTGAAAGGCCCTACCCTCTTCCCGCCATCTCGAGATCCTTGATAATGATTCTTTTCATTTTAAGCATAGCCGGTGTGGTCTTTCTGGGATTTTTCTCCATGAGCTCTCTCATGTTAGCGGGGACGATCTGCCACGAGACTCCAAACTTATCTTTCAGCCATCCGCACCGCTCCGCTTGAGGATCAAATGAAAGCTTTGCCCAATGGTAGTCAATCTCTTGCTGGTTTCTGCAGTGAACTATGAATGAAATGGCTTCGTTGAATCCAAACTTATGTTCTTGAGCCGAGTCCATGGCTGCAAACCATTGATTCTCCAGCATGAAGTCGCAATATTTGACAGAGCCCTCCACATCAGGTTCAGAACCCTCGGAATAGTGAACAACCACCCCCTGCTTCGATCGGCTGAACACAGACCTGTAGAATGCCATGGCTTCTTCCGCCCTGCCGCACACCTCCCCTACAAACAAAAAAGTTGGAACAATAAAAGGACGCCCCTCTCCTTTTGCGTCGGTTAAAATGAGCTGCCAAGAAACTCCAAATTGATCTTCAACCCATCCATACCTATCACTGAAGGGATATTTACCAAGAGGCATCAGAGTCTTCCCTCCCTCAGATAAACTTTCCCAGAGAGTATCGAGGTTCTTTTTGGCGCTTTTGCTTTTGGATGGGTCGATGTTTACCATGAAGGAGATGGAAGGGTTGAATTTAAAGAGCGGACCGGCTGAGAGGGACATGAACTCATATCCTTTAATCTTAAAAGACACGAT
The sequence above is drawn from the Estrella lausannensis genome and encodes:
- a CDS encoding VOC family protein yields the protein MQKIVPHLWFDKEAVEAAKFYTAVFPECEINYQTVIKNTPSGDCEIVSFKIKGYEFMSLSAGPLFKFNPSISFMVNIDPSKSKSAKKNLDTLWESLSEGGKTLMPLGKYPFSDRYGWVEDQFGVSWQLILTDAKGEGRPFIVPTFLFVGEVCGRAEEAMAFYRSVFSRSKQGVVVHYSEGSEPDVEGSVKYCDFMLENQWFAAMDSAQEHKFGFNEAISFIVHCRNQQEIDYHWAKLSFDPQAERCGWLKDKFGVSWQIVPANMRELMEKNPRKTTPAMLKMKRIIIKDLEMAGRG